The Erigeron canadensis isolate Cc75 chromosome 1, C_canadensis_v1, whole genome shotgun sequence genome segment ATAAATTGTATAACTTGGAAGACAAATCTATCTTATATGCTAGAGATGTTAAATTTTATGAACAAGTGTTTCCTTTCAAAATGAATTCTAACAAACAGTTTAATGAAGATTTATGTAATTACTTTGACAGGGTTGGAGAAAGCATTGTTGAGTCCACTGGACCCAATGATGATAATCCAAATGGTTCAGATTGTGATGGCAGAGCCACCACTGAAATTGGTAGTACATCTGAATCTGCCAATGACAGTGGAGGCACTGCAATACATGATGATAACCCCTGTGACACTCTACAAGATGGGAATAGAGTGGATTATGAGGGTGTACATTCTGTTGATCATGAGATCACAAATGTGCAAACTCCTGTGGACTCTATCAATGTTAGGAGGTCTAACAGAATCTCTAATGTTCCTAGAAACTTAAATGATTATGTGTCAGAAGGAAAAGTTAAGTATGGGATTGAAAGAGTTGTAAATTACTCTAAATTGAATCCtgaagttttttgttttctgtCTAACATTAACAAACATGTTGAACCAAAGTCTTACTTAGAGGCTGCTAAGGACTCTAATTGGGTAAATGCTATGAACATGGAAATGGAGGCCTTGTACAGAAATAATACTTGGGTTCTAACTGACTTACTTGTTGGGAGGGAACCTATAGGATGTAAATgggtatataaaataaagtacaaGTCCTCTGGTGAAATAGAGAGATATAAGGCTAGGTTGGTTGCAAAAGGATACAACCAAAAGGCAGGAATTGATTATGAGGAGACTTTCTCTCCTGTTGTTAAAATGGTTACTGTTAGATGTCTAATTAATATTGCTATTCAATATGATTGGCCTTTGTTTCAACTTGACATTAACAATGCCTTTTTGTATGGTGACTTGGATGAGGATGTTTACATGTCACTTCCTCCTGGTTATTTTTGTAAGGATGATAAGAGAGTCTGCAAATTAGTTAAGTCCTTCTATGGACTTAAGCAGGCCCCTAGACAATGGAACCATAAGCTTACCACTGCTCTCATTGAATATGGATTTGTATAAAGTAAAAGTGACTGTTCTCTTTTCACTAAAACTGATTCTAACTTGTTTATTGGTTTACTTGTCTATGTGGATGATATTGTGATCATGGGAAATGATAGAGATcaagttgaaaatgttaaaTTCTTTCTTAATACGAAGTTTCTTATCAAAGACTTGGGAAAACTAAAGTATTTTTTGGGAATTGAGGTCATTGACACTCATAAGGGTGTTTGCCTATGTCAAAGAAAGTATtgtatggatttgttgtttgagtatgGGTTGTTGGGTGCTAAACCTATGAAAACACCCATGGACATGAATTTGGTAATATTTGATAGACTTGATAATACCGATCCCTTTATTGAAAACATCACCTTATATCAAAAAATTATTGGCAAGCTGATATACCTCACCATTAGTAGACCTGATATTAGTTACTCTGTTCAATGCCTGAGCCAGTATATGCATGCACCAAAGGTTTCACATTTGAAACTTGCTTTTAGAATTCTAAGATACTTGAAAAAGAACCCTGGTAAGGGCATTCATATTGTCAAAGGTGAGTCCTTCAGTTTATCTgcctttgttgattttgattggGGAAAGTGTGTCACTTCCAGGAGATCTGTAACAGGTTTTTGCATTTTCTTAAATGGTTCATTAATCTCCTGGAAAAGCAAAAAGCAGAATACTGTGTCTAGGTCCTCCTCTGAAGCAGAGTATAGGGCAATGGCCACAGTAACTTGTGagattatttggattttgaatgCGTTGAAAGATTTAGGAGTTACAAACTTACTTCCTGTCACCTTGTTTTGTGATAACAAATCTGCTGTTTTGATTGCTAACAATCCTGTTCTTCATGAAAGAACCAAACACATTGAGATTGACATTCATGTTGTAAGAGAAAAGGTTATATCTGGGCTTCTGAACCTTGTGAAAATTAACACAAGTTTACAATCTGCTGACATTTTTACCAAAAGTCTATGTGTGAGAcaacatgaatttttacttgAAAAATTAAACATGATAGACATGTTCTGTGGTTCTACCTAAAGTTCTATTAACGGAGGGTGTTAATTTTAATAGAACTTTAGGGATATATTTTGATATAGTCACTAACTTCTGGGTTAAGAATAAATGCAGGTTGTCATTTTAAGAAGTTAAAGGACTAAAATTGGACAATTTGGAACTCAAGGGGTGATTGCTGTCAAGACTAGAAGTGAAGATGTATAAATAGAATCTTATACCCGTTAGGGTTAGATGAGCAGTTgatatcacacacacacacatgtgtGTTCTTCCCCTTTTTTACTCTGCtccaaaattagggttttaatcCCCTTTATTTGTAATAAGGTTCGATATGGTTGTATTGATCTAATCAAGATTATTACTcttattttcataataataatttatccttGAAGGTTGGCAATCGGGCCGACTAATTAATCTCAATCTTTATATCTGGGTGTTATAAAATCGTTCAGGATACAATAGCATATtcaaatatacaaaaacaaaatccCCTCAACATCGCTGCCATCTTCTCTTTTCCTGCATCAGTTGCAGAGATGGGTAACCGAGATCTTTTATTAGGAAGAAGAAAAggagaatttttttaatttaggcTTTAGAATCTATGaatgtaaatttaattttctgggtcttgaaaaataaattagtCTTGGATCATTTTATATGTGTtgatttattgtttaaaaatagAGTGAAGTTTGTATTGAATGAGAAATTGTTGAATTTCCTTATTATCTTTTGGCATTACGCATGATTCTGGATATGTATTTTAATTAgattataagtattttaatgGTGGTTCAATCATAGAAAGGATTGGGATTAAGATGAGAGAGAAGCAGCCAAGAGAAATtaatgaatttttataaaaaatcaaagtgtttaacTTGTGATTATAAGTTACTAAGTCATTAGTTGGTTAACCgtgtaaaaaattgaaaagtttatGGGCGATATATACAAATAATCCGATTCAAtggcaaccatgtaaataagGAAAAGTACATTAGTCGTCCAGTGACATAACCCTTATTTTTAGGGTCATATAAGACCGGTTTTAAGAGGCTCCCCAATGGTTACCACTCATTCACCAAAGACTAGTCCCTGTcagcgccacatcagcaaaaaacactccaaggactaatccccccCAAATGCACCCAATGGACTCATCCATCAAAGACTAGTTTTCgacccaccaattatttaattctacccatttatccaaactttacacttttaaccctctaaaattataacaaactaaaacatacacaaataaaaaacacttcattaaaaataaaagcattatacaatttatttataaaaagacattacaatacttcaaataaagaaaacacacattaaaataaaaacattaacaatagtttattattaaaaaacacacattaaGCCGGGAGACGCCATACATGCTCCGTAAGATCATGACGAAGAGCATGATGCACAGTGCGATCTCGAAGCTCCTTGCCGGTACGTTGGTGAAGTGCAATCCTTTCCTCGAATGTACGCTCAGGTAAGACGATTGGATCAATGTCGTCTCCATCCTCGAGTGAGCTTATGGCGTACCCCGCGTCTTCAACCTTCATGTTATGCAATATAACACATGCGTACATTATTCGAGTGATCCGATTCACGCTTTTTGATCTTGCTGGTTAGGTTAGAATGTGCCATGAGTTTTGAAGTCCTCCAAAAGCACGCTCGACATCCTTCCGGGCACtttcttgaaactttttaaatttctttcgCTTCTCATCTTGAGGGCATGAATACGCCTTTACAAAAGTCGACCATTCGGGATAAATGTCGTCTAAAAGATagtaaccctttttgtagtggGTGCCATTAACAGTGAACGAGCTATCAGGTGCACGATCTTCAATGATTTCCCTAAATAAAGGCGACTGGTTCAGAACAATTATATCGTTGTTCGAACCAGCTGTGCTGAAAAAAGCATGCCAGATCCACCTATCGTATGAAGCTACTGCTTCAAGCATGATGGTTGGATGACCGTGATCACCACGCGTAAACTGACCTTGCCATGCCTTGGGGCAGTTCTTCCAAGGCCAGTGCATGCAATCAATGCTTCCAAGCATGCCTGGGAAGCCATGAAGCTCT includes the following:
- the LOC122588397 gene encoding uncharacterized mitochondrial protein AtMg00810-like — its product is MGNDRDQVENVKFFLNTKFLIKDLGKLKYFLGIEVIDTHKGVCLCQRKYCMDLLFEYGLLGAKPMKTPMDMNLVIFDRLDNTDPFIENITLYQKIIGKLIYLTISRPDISYSVQCLSQYMHAPKVSHLKLAFRILRYLKKNPGKGIHIVKGESFSLSAFVDFDWGKCVTSRRSVTGFCIFLNGSLISWKSKKQNTVSRSSSEAEYRAMATVTCEIIWILNALKDLGVTNLLPVTLFCDNKSAVLIANNPVLHERTKHIEIDIHVVREKVISGLLNLVKINTSLQSADIFTKSLCVRQHEFLLEKLNMIDMFCGST
- the LOC122588408 gene encoding uncharacterized protein LOC122588408; translation: MPEESLVSAPSKSVYAPYVNWIRQLAYGYNPDSLDEYLQMGEETARCYLDYYCKCVFELYRDEYLRRPTPEDIQRLYARHEELHGFPGMLGSIDCMHWPWKNCPKAWQGQFTRGDHGHPTIMLEAVASYDRWIWHAFFSTAGSNNDIIVLNQSPLFREIIEDRAPDSSFTVNGTHYKKGYYLLDDIYPEWSTFVKAYSCPQDEKRKKFKKFQESARKDVERAFGGLQNSWHILT